The following proteins are co-located in the Sphingomonas donggukensis genome:
- a CDS encoding RNA polymerase sigma factor, with amino-acid sequence MLTDADRAAMREQWRTVEALYRDEAPHLARYFERRVARDDVLDLVQESFRRILGHRPEHPGSFLGRTAANLVLEFRRVAARRQARAHESYEEHHSPSVDPLPHLEARDTLAHLHAALNQLKPKTRNIFLMSRIEGMTYAEIAEAYGMSEEGVKKQVATAMHHVRRRVGDL; translated from the coding sequence GTGCTGACCGACGCCGATCGCGCGGCGATGCGCGAACAGTGGCGGACGGTCGAGGCGCTCTACCGCGACGAGGCGCCGCACTTGGCGCGCTACTTCGAGCGGCGCGTAGCGCGCGACGACGTGCTCGATCTCGTGCAGGAAAGCTTCCGTCGCATCCTCGGTCATCGCCCGGAGCATCCGGGATCGTTTCTCGGCCGTACCGCGGCCAATCTCGTGCTCGAATTCCGCCGCGTCGCGGCGCGTCGCCAGGCGCGAGCGCACGAGAGTTACGAGGAGCATCATTCCCCGTCGGTCGATCCGCTGCCGCACCTGGAGGCGCGTGATACGCTCGCCCACCTGCACGCGGCGCTCAATCAATTGAAGCCCAAGACGCGCAACATCTTCCTCATGAGCCGGATCGAAGGCATGACGTATGCCGAGATAGCGGAAGCTTACGGCATGAGCGAAGAAGGTGTGAAAAAGCAGGTCGCCACCGCGATGCACCATGTGCGGCGCCGGGTCGGCGACCTTTGA
- a CDS encoding FecR domain-containing protein, with protein MIPRARRQALDWDDRLKRDRSPETRAEFEAWLAADAANRAEYAQISALDTLMAEGKFRSTRPAPRESRRLWPALATAAAVGAVAVVALVGSPFSNRLGGPSLTSSAEAQLTRPIRLEDGTLVILSAQARAEPRFSTERRQVTLRDGSARFLVARDPARPLVVVAGKVRATATEGVFDVDAVAAGGRVTARRGSVAVEPRDGGQTSPTQTVAALQSIDVATMTVSPAPQRERVTVIEADGLALDDVIRIANDGGGVPLAVASQALGARRVTGRFDLSDHRVLARRLAAALGLGSNDEGGRLLLAPP; from the coding sequence ATGATCCCGCGCGCGCGTCGGCAAGCGCTCGACTGGGACGACCGGCTCAAGCGCGATCGCTCGCCCGAAACGCGTGCCGAGTTCGAGGCGTGGCTCGCAGCCGATGCAGCCAATCGCGCGGAGTATGCGCAGATCAGTGCGCTCGACACGCTGATGGCGGAGGGAAAGTTCCGCTCAACCCGACCGGCGCCGCGCGAATCCCGGCGGCTGTGGCCCGCGCTGGCGACCGCCGCGGCGGTCGGCGCGGTCGCCGTCGTCGCACTGGTCGGGTCGCCGTTCTCCAATCGGCTCGGCGGCCCGTCGCTGACCTCTTCGGCGGAGGCGCAGCTGACGCGACCGATCCGGCTTGAGGATGGCACGCTGGTGATCCTCAGCGCCCAGGCTAGGGCGGAGCCACGCTTCTCGACCGAGCGGCGGCAGGTGACGCTACGGGACGGCTCGGCACGGTTCCTGGTCGCCCGCGATCCGGCCCGGCCGCTCGTGGTCGTGGCCGGCAAGGTGCGCGCGACGGCCACGGAGGGCGTATTCGATGTCGATGCGGTCGCGGCTGGCGGACGGGTCACCGCGCGACGCGGATCAGTCGCGGTCGAACCCCGCGACGGCGGACAGACCTCACCCACACAGACTGTCGCGGCACTGCAGAGCATCGACGTCGCGACCATGACCGTCTCGCCTGCCCCCCAGCGCGAACGCGTGACGGTCATCGAGGCGGATGGACTGGCGCTCGACGACGTGATCCGCATTGCGAACGACGGCGGCGGCGTTCCGCTGGCGGTTGCGTCGCAGGCGCTTGGCGCGCGGCGCGTCACCGGTCGCTTCGACCTGAGCGACCACCGCGTCCTGGCCCGCCGCCTCGCTGCGGCCCTTGGCCTAGGGAGCAACGACGAGGGCGGCCGCCTCCTGCTCGCGCCGCCGTAA
- a CDS encoding A1S_2505 family phage non-structural protein — MMSRCPYVPIFVFGSNLAGRHGKGAALWARRHRGANYGQGIGRQGNPYAIPTKDHDLHVLPLQVIQVHVAAFLDYAHQHPDLAFELTPIGCGKAGYRPDQIAPMFADAPVNVDLPVAFSAHPRRPA, encoded by the coding sequence ATGATGTCCCGCTGTCCTTACGTCCCGATCTTCGTCTTCGGATCCAATCTCGCCGGTCGCCACGGCAAGGGCGCGGCGCTGTGGGCGCGCCGGCATCGTGGAGCAAACTACGGCCAGGGGATCGGTCGCCAGGGCAACCCCTACGCGATTCCCACCAAGGACCACGACCTGCACGTGCTGCCGCTGCAGGTTATCCAGGTCCATGTCGCGGCGTTCCTGGATTACGCGCACCAGCATCCCGACCTTGCGTTCGAACTGACGCCCATCGGCTGCGGCAAGGCCGGATACCGCCCGGACCAGATCGCGCCGATGTTCGCCGATGCTCCCGTCAACGTCGATTTGCCGGTCGCCTTTTCGGCGCATCCAAGACGGCCGGCGTAG
- a CDS encoding DUF736 domain-containing protein — protein sequence MANIGTFKQTGNEFAGEIVTLSVQAKNVRIVPQDKSGNDKAPTHRVFVGRAEIGAAWSETAQSTGRDYLAVKLDDPSFTAPIYANLFEDDEGGTYSLIWSRPNGRRD from the coding sequence ATGGCCAACATCGGCACCTTCAAGCAGACCGGCAACGAATTCGCCGGCGAGATCGTCACCCTCTCGGTGCAGGCAAAGAACGTCCGCATCGTCCCCCAGGACAAGAGCGGCAACGACAAGGCCCCCACCCACCGCGTCTTCGTCGGCCGCGCCGAGATCGGCGCCGCCTGGTCCGAAACCGCGCAGTCCACCGGTCGCGACTACCTCGCCGTCAAGCTCGACGATCCGAGCTTCACCGCGCCGATCTACGCCAACCTCTTCGAGGACGACGAAGGCGGCACCTACAGCCTGATCTGGTCGCGCCCCAACGGCCGCCGGGACTGA
- a CDS encoding TonB-dependent receptor: MKGYPYYLACTAAVALIAAPAAAQAPAERQRYEIEAQELGAALRAFSRASGRDVLADDAIIAGKRSKRVAGELDARAALTRLLRSSGLRAELVDGGFVIQLASGAGEEGNATEIVVTGTRIRGAAPVGSPVTVVDRTAIERSGRGTVQSLFETIPSNFGGGFNESVAGTTSRNAAGENAALGSSINLRGLGASSTLVLFDGNRPALGGVNGTFADISLIPQLAIERIEILTDGSSALYGSDAVAGVVNFRFRKNFSGFESLARAGTADGDFGEYQLGQLAGVTWGGGSATAAYQYSERGSLPGAQRRYATDDLRPFGGGDFRSLFTTPGTLIAANGAIFGIPAGQDGRSLTRGQLIPGQISRRDVRKETDLLAAQRSHAVYVAADQKVTDWLSGYVRGFYARREFDFTRSLAPEVPVRVPVTNAFYVDPIGTREPVTVRYDFKADFGLERRIGSVDGATGTAGLAARFGPWRVDLSGSYGRQVEHQDALNLVNSFRLTAALADPDPATAYNVFGDGSDTNPATIDRIRGSRLTRTRSVVWSGALRADGPLFALPAGSIRLAVGAEHRDERLSTVTTTDFRGPGPTTANLMGLPASRGIDAVYGELLVPLLAAAPAFPGSLDVTIAARHERYSDFGATTNPKVGIAWRPLKGMTLRGSFGRSFRAPGFGDLVGPSGNLYQTLELDDPQSPTGKSIALGLFGYSTGIGPEKATTWTTGADLADWPIDGLKANVTYFNIGYRDRIASATADFANYLTRRDVYGALIDENPAPSAVAGYFADPLFFNPLGVTPGQVTVIIDALLRNLSSTTVRGLDVDVELSRPLGTGTAMLGLSGTRLFAIDQQITATSPAANIVSTIGNPVRSRWRARTGWSSSTVDATLFVNRVGGYRNQTVTPVETVRSWTTVDASIGYRFPTPGPLHAARLALSALNLFDADPPYVTNRSFDSTLGYDPEQASAVGRLLAVQLTIGW; encoded by the coding sequence ATGAAGGGCTATCCATATTATCTGGCGTGTACCGCGGCGGTGGCGCTGATCGCCGCTCCGGCAGCGGCGCAGGCGCCCGCCGAGCGACAGCGCTACGAAATCGAAGCGCAGGAGCTTGGCGCAGCGCTCCGGGCATTTTCTCGCGCATCGGGCCGGGATGTCCTGGCCGACGATGCGATCATCGCCGGCAAGCGCTCGAAGCGCGTCGCCGGCGAGCTTGATGCCCGCGCCGCACTGACCCGGTTGCTGAGGAGTTCGGGACTTCGAGCCGAGCTCGTCGATGGCGGCTTCGTCATTCAGCTAGCGTCCGGCGCGGGCGAGGAGGGAAACGCGACAGAGATCGTCGTGACCGGCACGCGCATCCGCGGCGCCGCCCCGGTGGGTTCTCCGGTCACCGTCGTTGACCGCACGGCGATCGAGCGCAGTGGTCGCGGGACGGTGCAGAGTCTCTTCGAGACGATCCCCAGCAATTTCGGGGGCGGATTCAACGAGAGCGTCGCCGGGACGACTTCGCGAAACGCAGCAGGCGAAAATGCCGCGCTTGGATCGAGCATCAATTTGCGCGGTCTCGGCGCCTCGTCGACCCTGGTGCTGTTCGATGGCAATCGACCTGCACTTGGCGGCGTCAACGGTACGTTCGCCGACATCTCGCTAATCCCGCAGCTCGCGATCGAGCGCATCGAGATACTGACCGACGGATCGTCGGCGCTTTACGGAAGCGACGCGGTCGCCGGCGTGGTCAATTTCCGCTTTCGCAAGAACTTCTCTGGATTTGAAAGCTTGGCGCGAGCGGGAACGGCCGATGGGGACTTTGGCGAGTATCAGCTTGGCCAGCTCGCGGGCGTCACCTGGGGCGGCGGCAGCGCGACGGCTGCTTATCAGTATAGCGAGCGCGGCAGTCTGCCGGGCGCGCAGCGCCGCTATGCGACCGACGACCTTCGGCCATTTGGCGGCGGCGATTTCCGTTCACTCTTTACGACGCCCGGCACGCTGATCGCCGCCAATGGGGCAATCTTCGGCATTCCGGCGGGGCAGGACGGACGCTCGCTGACGCGAGGGCAGCTGATACCCGGCCAGATCAGCCGGCGCGACGTGCGCAAGGAGACCGATCTGCTCGCGGCGCAGCGCAGCCATGCCGTCTATGTCGCGGCCGATCAGAAGGTAACCGACTGGTTGAGCGGCTATGTTCGTGGATTCTATGCGCGGCGCGAGTTCGACTTCACGCGGTCGCTGGCACCCGAAGTGCCGGTCCGCGTGCCGGTTACCAACGCCTTTTATGTCGACCCTATCGGCACGCGCGAGCCCGTCACCGTGCGCTATGACTTCAAGGCCGATTTCGGGCTCGAGCGGCGGATCGGCAGTGTCGACGGTGCCACCGGCACCGCCGGTCTGGCCGCGCGGTTCGGGCCATGGCGGGTGGATCTGTCGGGCAGCTATGGCCGGCAGGTCGAGCATCAGGACGCGCTCAATCTCGTCAACAGCTTCCGCTTGACGGCAGCGCTGGCCGATCCCGACCCTGCGACGGCGTACAATGTCTTTGGCGACGGCAGCGACACCAATCCGGCGACGATCGATCGCATCCGCGGAAGCCGGCTGACGCGCACGCGATCCGTGGTGTGGTCGGGAGCGCTCCGCGCCGACGGTCCGCTATTCGCGCTTCCCGCCGGAAGCATCAGGCTGGCGGTGGGCGCCGAACACCGCGACGAACGGCTCAGCACGGTCACTACCACCGATTTCCGCGGTCCGGGTCCGACGACCGCCAATCTGATGGGATTGCCGGCGTCGCGCGGCATCGACGCCGTCTATGGCGAGTTGCTGGTTCCGCTGCTGGCGGCAGCACCGGCGTTTCCCGGGTCGCTCGACGTCACGATCGCGGCGCGCCACGAGCGATATAGTGATTTCGGGGCGACCACCAATCCCAAGGTCGGGATCGCCTGGCGGCCGCTCAAGGGCATGACGCTACGGGGCTCATTCGGCCGATCGTTCCGTGCGCCTGGATTCGGCGATCTCGTCGGGCCCTCGGGCAATCTTTATCAAACGCTCGAGCTGGACGATCCACAGTCGCCAACGGGCAAGTCGATCGCGCTGGGATTGTTCGGCTATTCCACCGGCATCGGCCCAGAGAAGGCCACCACTTGGACGACCGGCGCCGACCTCGCCGATTGGCCGATCGACGGCCTCAAGGCCAATGTCACCTATTTCAACATCGGCTATCGGGACCGGATCGCGTCGGCGACGGCAGACTTCGCCAACTATCTCACCCGGCGCGACGTTTATGGGGCGTTGATCGACGAGAATCCCGCGCCTTCGGCCGTTGCGGGCTATTTCGCGGATCCGTTGTTCTTCAACCCGCTCGGCGTCACGCCCGGCCAGGTCACGGTCATCATCGACGCACTGCTTCGCAACCTTTCGTCGACGACGGTGCGGGGGCTGGATGTCGATGTCGAACTGTCGCGACCGTTAGGGACTGGAACGGCGATGCTCGGCCTTTCCGGGACGCGGCTGTTCGCGATCGACCAGCAGATCACCGCGACATCGCCCGCGGCCAACATCGTGTCGACGATCGGCAATCCCGTGCGGTCGCGCTGGCGCGCCCGCACCGGCTGGAGCTCGTCCACTGTTGATGCGACGCTGTTCGTCAACCGCGTCGGCGGCTATCGCAACCAGACCGTTACGCCGGTCGAGACGGTGCGCTCCTGGACGACCGTCGATGCCTCGATCGGCTATCGCTTTCCAACGCCCGGGCCGCTGCACGCTGCGCGGCTGGCGCTGAGCGCGCTCAACCTGTTCGATGCCGACCCGCCCTACGTCACCAATCGCTCGTTCGATTCGACGCTCGGCTATGATCCCGAACAAGCGAGCGCCGTGGGGCGCCTGCTCGCAGTTCAGCTGACGATCGGCTGGTGA